The Argentina anserina chromosome 3, drPotAnse1.1, whole genome shotgun sequence genome includes a region encoding these proteins:
- the LOC126787273 gene encoding secreted RxLR effector protein 161-like, with product MDSKPYARLVGSLMYAQVCIRPNLAFAVDMLSRFQSNLYIQHLNTCKKVLRYLQRTKYHMLVYKRVKNLVLVGDTDSDFVGNFPNSKYSTCGYVFMMAGGAVAWKTMKHTIVTTSTMQVEVVVVYEGVCEGLWIKNFLTETGILGALISKKLTMYCDNEIVVFFCKNSKRSTNSKHIDHKY from the coding sequence ATGGATTCAAAACCTTATGCTAGATTAGTTGGTAGTCTTATGTATGCTCAAGTATGCATAAGACCAAACTTAGCATTTGCAGTTGATATGCTATCTAGATTTCAGAGTAATCTATATATTCAGCACTTGAATACATGTAAGAAAGTTCTGAGATATCTTCAAAGAACTAAATACCACATGCTTGTTTACAAGAGAGTGAAAAACTTAGTTCTAGTAGGTGATACTGATTCTGACTTTGTTGggaattttccaaattcaaaatattctaCTTGTGGTTATGTCTTTATGATGGCTGGAGGAGCAGTTGCATGGAAAACCATGAAACATACCATTGTCACCACTTCTACTATGCAAGTTGAAGTTGTGGTAGTCTATGAAGGAGTTTGTGAAGGCTTATGGATCAAGAATTTTCTCACAGAAACTGGAATTTTGGGTGCCTTGATCTCTAAGAAATTAACTATGTACTGTGACAATGAAATTGTTGTGTTCTTTTGCAAGAACAGTAAAAGATCAACTAACTCTAAACACATTGATCATAAGTATTAG